A portion of the Candidatus Kapaibacterium sp. genome contains these proteins:
- a CDS encoding immunoglobulin domain-containing protein — translation MKKFATILIILIVAYGSVEIYATKTGRATRTSTISAGCAGSGCHASSKNTAVQLTATSSKGNFIFKPEESASITIKVAHSTAAGAGVNAAIKTSITGEDNTGTISAVSGTKTIGGEITHSTPKEMSNGYAEFGFTWKAPKVPGKYYLRAIGCGVDLDDKAQTSEQWNWMEPIEVIVKGITITEPKSGIDFCVNNKAYIRWSLAGITHVNIELSSDGGNTWSFMIVSNFNAVGGAYVWDVPAGFKQGDNYKLKISDVNDATVATISDRFGIFGNFTITKDPIPATLCVGDDYKMWVEVEGTGIKYQWRKNGHPIPGATDSVYTIKNVQENSDGHYGVLLSSSCNIIMPTKDAEILVRGSTKILQQPSSYNACIGEEVAFYVEADGYSVTYQWYKNNSEIKDAKSDSYVISSVRAEDVGNYTCKVTGYCGAPITTNIAKLALNSVPTLTKQPSSQTLCEKQNLNLSVTATGLELIYTWYHNGSKIGTNSPNLSVTNLTPSNAGEYYCEVRNPCGTIQSNKATIKVDPLPKITSQTNIQQVVVGETVTLRVTAEDADSYQWYKNNVIIEGANTPEYIIENSVEDDSGNYQCRLKNSCGEVNSIIIKVSVLLPQPGARMKYSASNINFDVIPLGYVLDTTSFIIHNVGDADLLIDSIRIGGLNIDQFEILAPGDSVTILPNDSLALSVKCTPTISGSISAHLKFFTNSITDAGLFNLYSFGGIFHVITNRKSVFFGTLEIGESDSREFTMLNQSNYKVKIVDIVMECNESESSFELVQPTLPFTIDESSLEYITMTFSPKYEGEIDCQAYFVFERIDSTVQVEFLGNGLPTSVEDWSNLTLLFPNPATDYIEISYTSINPTVNRRVDETAEIKIFNTLGECVMTTPHPSTGSGSGNLRIDISHLTRGVYFVKIGEDVQIFVKE, via the coding sequence ATGAAAAAGTTCGCTACTATATTAATAATACTAATTGTTGCTTATGGTTCTGTCGAAATTTATGCAACCAAAACAGGTCGTGCAACCAGAACTTCAACTATTTCTGCGGGATGTGCGGGCTCAGGATGCCATGCAAGTTCCAAAAACACCGCAGTTCAACTTACAGCAACAAGTTCAAAAGGGAACTTTATCTTTAAACCGGAAGAATCTGCTTCAATTACTATCAAAGTAGCACATTCTACCGCTGCAGGAGCCGGAGTAAATGCCGCTATTAAGACTTCGATAACAGGCGAAGACAACACGGGAACCATAAGCGCCGTAAGCGGTACAAAAACAATTGGAGGAGAAATAACTCATTCAACCCCAAAGGAAATGTCCAATGGATACGCTGAATTCGGTTTTACTTGGAAAGCCCCAAAAGTACCCGGGAAATATTACTTAAGGGCTATCGGTTGCGGCGTAGATTTAGATGACAAAGCTCAAACCTCTGAACAATGGAATTGGATGGAACCTATAGAGGTGATTGTAAAAGGCATTACTATCACCGAGCCAAAATCGGGAATCGATTTTTGTGTCAACAATAAAGCTTATATACGATGGTCTTTAGCCGGCATTACTCATGTCAATATCGAGCTATCGAGTGATGGAGGCAACACGTGGTCATTTATGATTGTTAGCAATTTCAATGCTGTGGGCGGTGCTTATGTGTGGGATGTTCCGGCAGGATTTAAGCAAGGTGACAATTATAAATTGAAGATTTCTGATGTCAATGATGCTACTGTTGCGACAATATCGGATAGATTTGGCATTTTCGGTAATTTCACTATCACAAAAGACCCGATTCCGGCAACATTATGCGTAGGTGATGATTATAAGATGTGGGTCGAAGTCGAAGGCACAGGTATAAAATACCAATGGCGAAAAAATGGGCATCCAATACCCGGAGCAACGGATTCGGTTTATACAATTAAAAATGTTCAAGAAAATAGCGATGGACATTACGGAGTGTTGCTTAGTTCCTCATGCAACATAATCATGCCGACTAAGGATGCTGAAATTCTTGTCAGAGGAAGCACTAAAATACTTCAACAACCATCTTCTTATAACGCTTGTATTGGTGAAGAGGTCGCCTTTTACGTCGAAGCTGACGGATATTCGGTAACATACCAATGGTATAAAAATAATTCTGAAATTAAAGATGCAAAAAGTGATTCGTATGTAATTTCGTCGGTTCGCGCTGAAGACGTCGGCAATTACACTTGCAAGGTGACAGGATATTGCGGCGCACCGATTACTACTAATATTGCAAAATTAGCCTTAAACAGCGTCCCAACTTTAACAAAACAGCCAAGCTCGCAAACATTATGCGAAAAACAGAACCTTAACCTTAGCGTTACAGCAACCGGGCTCGAACTAATCTACACTTGGTACCATAATGGCAGTAAAATTGGAACGAACAGCCCTAATTTGTCTGTTACAAATTTGACACCTTCAAACGCCGGTGAATATTATTGCGAAGTCAGAAATCCTTGCGGTACTATCCAAAGCAACAAAGCGACAATTAAGGTTGACCCTCTACCTAAAATCACTTCTCAGACAAATATCCAACAAGTTGTTGTGGGCGAAACGGTTACATTACGAGTAACTGCCGAAGATGCAGATTCGTATCAATGGTATAAAAACAATGTTATTATCGAGGGTGCCAACACACCGGAATATATCATTGAAAATTCCGTTGAAGATGACAGTGGTAATTATCAGTGTCGTTTGAAAAATAGTTGTGGCGAAGTAAATTCGATTATTATAAAAGTGTCGGTATTATTGCCCCAACCGGGTGCAAGAATGAAATATTCAGCATCAAACATCAATTTTGACGTAATTCCATTAGGTTACGTACTTGACACAACCTCATTTATTATTCATAATGTTGGCGATGCTGATTTATTGATAGATAGCATTAGAATCGGTGGATTGAATATTGACCAATTTGAGATACTCGCTCCCGGGGATTCGGTGACAATACTGCCGAATGATTCTTTAGCATTATCAGTTAAATGTACTCCGACGATTTCAGGTTCCATTTCGGCACATCTTAAATTCTTTACGAATTCGATTACAGATGCCGGATTATTCAACCTTTATTCGTTCGGAGGAATATTCCACGTCATTACTAACAGGAAATCAGTATTTTTCGGGACGCTCGAAATAGGCGAATCCGACAGTCGCGAGTTCACCATGCTTAACCAAAGCAATTACAAAGTCAAAATTGTTGATATTGTGATGGAATGCAATGAATCGGAAAGCTCGTTCGAATTGGTGCAACCGACATTACCTTTCACAATTGACGAATCATCATTAGAATACATCACTATGACATTTTCGCCGAAATACGAAGGCGAAATTGATTGCCAAGCATATTTTGTATTCGAGCGCATTGACAGTACAGTTCAAGTGGAATTCTTGGGCAATGGTTTGCCGACAAGTGTTGAAGATTGGAGCAACTTAACGCTTTTATTCCCAAATCCGGCAACTGATTACATCGAAATAAGCTACACCTCTATCAACCCTACGGTTAACCGTAGGGTTGATGAAACTGCTGAAATAAAAATCTTCAACACGCTTGGTGAATGTGTAATGACCACTCCTCACCCTTCGACAGGCTCAGGGAGCGGCAATTTAAGAATTGATATTTCGCATCTCACTCGCGGTGTTTACTTCGTAAAAATCGGCGAAGATGTGCAAATATTTGTGAAGGAGTAA
- a CDS encoding DUF5602 domain-containing protein codes for MYRLILSLIALFAIVLVSCSDDATNNSKAGTFYSETKVLGNGNAKSFVELDNSGNPAAIGIVFSETSLEGLGDQMSELVLSVPAQAGPTNVKHISIDWSPMGHEPPGIYDVPHFDIHFYMIDEVTRDGISGIGEDEEKAYKMPEADYIAEGYMIPQGSVVIPKMGLHAIDMTSPELNGGTFTETFIYGYYDGKMHFYEPMITIEYLKTKPNLDKAIKKPAKYPAAGWYPSKMNITFNETNKEYTVKLSGMAEYK; via the coding sequence ATGTATAGATTGATTTTATCACTTATTGCGTTATTCGCAATTGTTTTGGTTTCATGTTCTGATGATGCCACAAATAATTCTAAAGCCGGAACATTTTATTCCGAAACTAAAGTACTCGGAAACGGGAATGCCAAAAGTTTCGTAGAATTGGACAATTCGGGCAATCCTGCTGCGATTGGAATTGTTTTCAGCGAAACTTCTTTAGAAGGGCTTGGAGACCAAATGTCCGAATTGGTTTTATCCGTTCCTGCGCAAGCCGGACCAACAAATGTAAAGCATATTTCAATTGATTGGAGTCCAATGGGACACGAACCACCCGGAATTTATGATGTCCCACACTTCGACATACATTTTTATATGATTGATGAAGTAACTCGTGACGGTATCTCCGGAATAGGAGAGGATGAGGAAAAAGCTTATAAAATGCCTGAAGCTGACTACATAGCCGAAGGGTATATGATACCTCAGGGAAGTGTTGTTATCCCCAAGATGGGGCTTCATGCTATTGATATGACTTCACCAGAACTCAATGGTGGTACTTTTACCGAAACTTTCATATATGGCTATTACGACGGCAAAATGCACTTCTATGAGCCGATGATAACAATAGAATATTTGAAAACTAAACCAAATTTGGACAAAGCTATCAAAAAACCTGCAAAATATCCGGCGGCAGGTTGGTATCCGTCTAAAATGAATATCACTTTCAATGAAACAAACAAAGAATATACTGTGAAATTGAGCGGTATGGCTGAATATAAGTAA
- a CDS encoding pyridoxal phosphate-dependent aminotransferase, whose product MSLSLIGKSVSVSATLKLNETAAILKQKGEPVIHLGGGEPKTKAPVEALMAVAGFVNSGEIRYTPADGIPALKKAIIRYTEEFYNRKVEPENIIASSGAKQSIMVALQAILNPQEEVIFPAPYWVSYPEMVKLIGGVPVPVHAEDGSFYPRLQDIEQRVTSYTKCIIINSPNNPTGAMYSEKFIAEIVEFCEQRSIWLIMDDIYHRLIFDGKKPLNCYNYAKDTSENSKLIVVNGVSKQYAMTGFRIGWAVGSKRLIEAMTNIQAHQTSGPSAITQIAAVAAINGVQSSVESLRLTLENNRNIMMDRLNSFDGVKAYKPDGTFYCFAEFSYYQKDSTKLSKFLLDKVRVLTMPGIEFGLDGFLRLSTCGTVREITEGIERIKWALDPNAPNELYIGERKLVRDWL is encoded by the coding sequence ATGAGTTTAAGTTTAATCGGAAAATCAGTCAGTGTATCGGCTACTCTCAAGTTGAATGAGACAGCTGCAATCCTGAAGCAAAAAGGAGAACCGGTTATTCATCTCGGTGGCGGCGAGCCTAAAACAAAAGCTCCCGTTGAAGCATTAATGGCAGTTGCCGGATTTGTCAATTCAGGAGAAATCCGTTATACTCCTGCTGATGGCATTCCAGCCCTCAAAAAAGCAATAATCAGGTACACCGAAGAATTTTATAACCGCAAAGTCGAGCCCGAAAATATTATAGCCTCGAGCGGAGCTAAGCAATCAATCATGGTTGCTCTCCAAGCTATTCTCAATCCTCAAGAAGAGGTAATCTTCCCGGCGCCGTATTGGGTTAGTTATCCGGAAATGGTGAAACTCATCGGCGGAGTTCCGGTGCCCGTTCATGCCGAAGACGGTTCCTTTTACCCGCGTTTGCAAGACATCGAACAAAGAGTCACTTCATATACAAAATGTATCATCATCAATAGCCCAAACAACCCGACAGGTGCTATGTATTCCGAAAAATTCATCGCAGAAATTGTCGAATTTTGCGAACAACGCAGCATTTGGTTGATAATGGATGATATCTACCATCGTTTGATTTTCGATGGTAAAAAGCCGCTTAATTGCTATAATTACGCCAAAGATACCTCTGAAAATTCTAAGCTAATCGTTGTTAACGGAGTTTCCAAGCAATATGCTATGACCGGTTTCAGAATTGGTTGGGCAGTTGGCAGCAAAAGATTGATTGAAGCTATGACCAACATTCAGGCACATCAGACTTCGGGTCCTTCCGCAATTACTCAAATTGCAGCCGTAGCAGCTATTAATGGAGTACAATCTTCGGTCGAAAGCCTTAGATTGACTTTGGAAAATAATAGAAATATTATGATGGATAGGCTCAATTCCTTTGATGGAGTAAAAGCCTACAAGCCGGACGGTACTTTCTATTGCTTCGCAGAGTTCAGCTATTATCAAAAAGATTCCACAAAATTATCCAAATTTTTATTGGACAAAGTGAGAGTTCTTACTATGCCCGGAATCGAATTTGGCTTAGACGGCTTCCTCAGACTATCAACTTGCGGTACTGTACGTGAAATTACAGAAGGAATTGAAAGAATAAAATGGGCTTTGGACCCCAATGCTCCAAACGAATTATATATTGGTGAACGAAAATTAGTGAGGGATTGGTTATGA